A window of Thioalbus denitrificans genomic DNA:
CCCGACACCAGGGCGCAGTGGAGGCTGGCTGTGTCCGCGCCGGTTTCGGCCGCCTTGTCCAGGATCATCTTCAGAAACGAGGGGGTGCCGACGTAGCCGGCGGGCCGGATATCGGCGATGGCCCGCACCTGCAGTTCCAGCTGCCCCGGCCCCGCGGGAAAGACGCCGCAGCCGAGGAGATGGGCGCCGGTGTCCACCATGGAACCGGCCGGGGTGAAGTGGTAGCTGAAGCAGTTGTGGATGATGTCGCCGCGCCGGAAGCCGGCGGCGTGCAGGGCCCGCGCGAAGCGCCAGTAGTCGGGCCGTCCCGACTCCGGCTCGTAGATGGGCCCCGGCGACTGGAACACCCGGGTGATCCGTCCCGGCTCCACCGCCGCCAGACCGCCGAAGGGCGGCGACTTCCCCTGGCGCTCGGTCAGCTCCGCCTTGCGCAGCACGGGCAGCCTCGCCAGCGCCTCCATGCCCGCCACGGCGGCGGCATCGACGCCCGCCAGCGAAGCGGCGAACGCCGGCGCATGGGCCCGGGCATGGGCCACCTGCCGCGCCAGCGCCGCCATCAGCGCCGCCGCGCGCGCCTCCGGACTGCGCGTCTCGAGCTCGTCATAGAAGTCGGTCATTTTGTTAACCGCAGATTGGCGTTGATTGACGTTGATTATCCCGGGTTGAGGACAAATCGTCGGAACTGGAGCGACTCCCTGCCGAAGTTCAACAACAATCCCCGCTTCAGCCCTGTCGATTTGAGATAGTGCAGCACCTGGGCCATGTCCGCATCACCGGTTCCTCTGCTGACCTTTAGCTCTACAACGAGCTGCTCATAGCATAGGAAATCGGCCCGATAGCGGCTGGGCAGTGGCCTCCCGCGGTAGAATACCTGCAGAGTTGCCTCTCGTCTGAACGGTATCTGGCGCTGAGTCAGCTCTATTTCCAGAGCATCCTGATAAACGCTTTCGAGAAAACCCGCCCCCAGTTCCCCATGTACCGCCATTGCCGCGCCGACGATTGCATAGGTTTGTTCGTCCCGTGCCATGCCATCCATCCTTGGATGCCGGTGAGAGGTCTTGCAGACTGCAGACTAGCGCTGATTCACTTAAA
This region includes:
- a CDS encoding phenylacetate--CoA ligase family protein: MTDFYDELETRSPEARAAALMAALARQVAHARAHAPAFAASLAGVDAAAVAGMEALARLPVLRKAELTERQGKSPPFGGLAAVEPGRITRVFQSPGPIYEPESGRPDYWRFARALHAAGFRRGDIIHNCFSYHFTPAGSMVDTGAHLLGCGVFPAGPGQLELQVRAIADIRPAGYVGTPSFLKMILDKAAETGADTASLHCALVSGEALPGSLRDEFAKRGVAALQCYATADLGLIAYESSAREGHIVDEGVIVEIVRPGTGDPVPEGEVGEVLVTTLNPDYPLIRFATGDLSAVLPGTSPCGRTNQRIRGWMGRADQTTKVRGMFVHPSQVAAVAARHPEIGRFRLVVDRIQHNDVMTLRCEAGERPEGLAEAVATSVRELCKLRGEVELVDPGTLPNDGKVIDDIRTYE
- a CDS encoding GxxExxY protein, whose product is MARDEQTYAIVGAAMAVHGELGAGFLESVYQDALEIELTQRQIPFRREATLQVFYRGRPLPSRYRADFLCYEQLVVELKVSRGTGDADMAQVLHYLKSTGLKRGLLLNFGRESLQFRRFVLNPG